The following proteins are co-located in the Bacillus pumilus genome:
- the ilvN gene encoding acetolactate synthase small subunit: MKRIIVLTVLNRSGVLNRITGLFTKRHYNIESITVGHSEIQDVSRITFVVHVDQEKDIEQLTKQLNKQIDVLKVTDITNQSIVQRELALIKVVSAPSSRMEITGVIEPFRASIVDVSRESVVIQVTGESSKIEALIELLKSYGIKEVARTGTTAFARDNQQKPQSNKTISIV; encoded by the coding sequence TTGAAAAGAATTATTGTGTTGACTGTATTAAATCGATCAGGCGTACTGAACCGAATCACTGGCCTTTTTACTAAACGACATTACAACATTGAAAGCATTACGGTCGGCCATTCTGAGATTCAAGATGTATCACGCATCACGTTCGTCGTCCATGTAGACCAAGAGAAAGACATCGAACAGCTGACAAAACAGCTGAACAAACAAATTGATGTCCTCAAAGTAACAGACATTACAAACCAATCAATCGTTCAGCGAGAGCTGGCTTTGATAAAAGTCGTATCTGCACCATCATCTAGAATGGAGATCACAGGGGTCATTGAACCGTTTAGAGCTTCTATTGTAGATGTAAGCAGAGAGAGTGTCGTCATTCAGGTGACAGGTGAGTCTTCAAAAATTGAAGCACTCATTGAATTACTTAAGTCATACGGCATTAAAGAAGTCGCCAGAACTGGCACCACGGCCTTTGCGAGAGATAATCAGCAAAAGCCGCAATCAAATAAAACAATTTCAATTGTCTAA
- the ilvB gene encoding acetolactate synthase large subunit has translation MGTNVQVETETSKAPQTMNGALMLIEALKREKVEVIFGYPGGAVLPIYDKIYDSGLFHVLPRHEQGAIHAAEGYARISGKPGVVIATSGPGATNLVTGIADAMIDSLPLVVFTGQVATSVIGSDAFQEADVLGITMPITKHSYQVRRPEELPGVIKEAFHIATTGRPGPVLIDIPKDVAGIEGTFEYDQPIDLPGYQPKIEPNYLQIRKLVEAVSRAKKPVILAGAGVLHGKASEELRQYVEQQQIPVAHTLLGLGGFPAKHPLFLGMAGMHGTYAANMALHQCDLLISIGARFDDRVTGNLNHFAKHAKVAHIDIDPAEIGKNIHTHIPVVGDSKLVLEELIKQDGKQGESAEWKNQLDQWKEEYPLWYVENEAEGFKPQKLIEYIHQFTKGEAIVATDVGQHQMWAAQFYPFENADKWVTSGGLGTMGFGLPAAIGAQLADQEATVVAILGDGGFQMTLQELAVIRELNLPVKVIVLNNHSLGMVRQWQEIFYEERYSYSKFSEQPDFVKLSEAYGIKGIRISSDEEAKEKLEEALTSREPVFIDVNVARDEKVFPMVAPGKGLHEMVGVKP, from the coding sequence ATGGGGACAAATGTACAAGTGGAGACGGAAACATCAAAAGCACCACAAACGATGAACGGTGCACTCATGTTAATTGAAGCACTCAAAAGAGAAAAAGTAGAAGTCATTTTTGGTTATCCTGGCGGAGCGGTTTTACCGATTTACGATAAAATTTACGATTCTGGTTTATTTCATGTCCTGCCAAGGCATGAGCAGGGAGCGATTCACGCAGCAGAAGGGTACGCAAGAATATCTGGTAAACCGGGTGTTGTCATTGCAACGTCAGGACCTGGTGCGACAAACCTTGTCACGGGAATTGCAGATGCGATGATTGATTCACTTCCTCTTGTTGTATTCACAGGGCAGGTGGCGACCTCAGTCATTGGCTCGGATGCTTTCCAAGAAGCGGATGTGCTCGGCATCACAATGCCAATCACAAAGCACAGCTACCAAGTAAGACGTCCAGAAGAGTTGCCAGGTGTCATTAAAGAGGCGTTCCATATCGCAACAACAGGCAGACCTGGTCCAGTCTTGATTGATATTCCAAAAGATGTTGCGGGCATTGAAGGAACGTTTGAATACGATCAGCCCATTGATTTACCTGGTTATCAGCCGAAAATCGAGCCGAACTATTTGCAAATTCGCAAATTGGTAGAAGCTGTGAGCAGAGCAAAGAAACCAGTCATTTTAGCAGGAGCTGGCGTTCTTCATGGGAAAGCGTCGGAAGAATTAAGGCAGTATGTAGAGCAACAGCAAATTCCGGTCGCTCATACACTGCTTGGTCTTGGCGGGTTCCCGGCAAAGCATCCTCTTTTCCTTGGGATGGCTGGCATGCATGGCACATATGCAGCGAACATGGCCCTTCATCAATGTGATCTGCTCATTTCAATTGGAGCTAGATTTGATGACAGGGTAACAGGCAACCTGAATCATTTTGCAAAACATGCGAAGGTCGCTCATATTGATATCGACCCTGCAGAAATTGGCAAGAACATTCACACCCATATCCCGGTTGTTGGAGACAGTAAGCTAGTGCTTGAAGAGCTGATCAAGCAGGACGGGAAGCAAGGGGAATCAGCCGAATGGAAAAACCAATTAGATCAGTGGAAGGAAGAATATCCACTCTGGTACGTCGAAAACGAAGCAGAAGGCTTTAAGCCTCAAAAGCTGATTGAATACATTCATCAATTCACAAAAGGTGAAGCCATTGTGGCAACTGATGTCGGGCAGCATCAAATGTGGGCGGCGCAGTTCTATCCATTTGAAAATGCAGATAAATGGGTCACATCTGGCGGGCTTGGCACGATGGGCTTCGGATTACCGGCAGCCATTGGCGCGCAGCTAGCTGATCAAGAGGCAACGGTTGTGGCCATTTTAGGAGACGGAGGTTTCCAAATGACCCTGCAAGAACTTGCCGTTATCCGTGAGCTGAACCTTCCAGTGAAAGTGATTGTTCTGAATAATCACAGCCTTGGAATGGTAAGACAATGGCAAGAAATTTTCTACGAAGAACGCTACTCGTATTCTAAATTTTCAGAGCAGCCAGACTTCGTTAAATTATCTGAAGCTTATGGCATTAAAGGAATCAGAATCTCATCAGACGAAGAGGCGAAAGAAAAGCTTGAAGAAGCGCTAACCTCTAGAGAGCCTGTTTTCATCGATGTCAATGTAGCGAGAGATGAAAAAGTATTCCCGATGGTTGCACCGGGGAAAGGACTTCATGAGATGGTGGGGGTGAAACCTTGA
- the ilvE gene encoding branched-chain-amino-acid transaminase, with product MEDQKEQWIFLNDELVKKEDAKISVYDHGFLYGDGVFEGIRVYNGNIFRMKEHLDRLYDSARSIMLNIPYSLEELTEKMIHTVERNGLKDAYIRLVVSRGAGDLGLDPNNCGRANTVIIVEPLAIFPKHLYETGIDIVTVPTRRNRPDVLSPKVKSLNYLNNILVRIEAHMAGVSEALMLNDQGYVAEGSADNVFIYKKGKLYTPPGYIGALEGITRNAIMEIAEDLGYEVKEEPFTRHDVYTAEEVFLTGTAAEVIAVVKVDGRTIGEGKPGVHTNKLLEQFRKRVVEEGEKVIFSDENIHAS from the coding sequence ATGGAAGACCAAAAGGAACAGTGGATCTTTTTAAACGATGAACTCGTGAAAAAAGAGGATGCGAAAATTTCAGTTTATGATCATGGCTTCTTATACGGTGACGGTGTGTTCGAAGGGATACGCGTGTATAACGGAAATATCTTTCGAATGAAAGAACATTTAGATCGCCTGTATGATTCCGCCAGATCCATTATGCTGAACATTCCATATTCACTTGAGGAACTCACGGAAAAAATGATTCATACAGTTGAAAGGAACGGCCTAAAGGATGCCTATATCCGCCTTGTTGTCTCAAGAGGTGCGGGTGATCTTGGTTTAGATCCTAACAACTGCGGGAGAGCCAACACAGTGATCATTGTAGAGCCGCTGGCCATCTTTCCAAAGCACCTATATGAAACAGGGATTGACATTGTGACGGTACCGACGAGACGAAATCGTCCCGATGTACTGAGTCCAAAAGTGAAATCATTAAATTATTTGAATAACATCCTTGTCCGAATCGAAGCCCATATGGCCGGTGTGAGTGAAGCGCTGATGCTGAACGATCAAGGGTACGTGGCAGAAGGTTCTGCAGACAATGTGTTTATTTATAAAAAAGGTAAGCTCTATACACCGCCAGGCTATATCGGCGCTCTTGAAGGCATCACAAGAAATGCCATCATGGAGATTGCAGAAGACTTAGGCTACGAAGTGAAAGAAGAACCATTCACAAGGCACGATGTGTATACAGCAGAAGAAGTTTTTCTAACAGGAACCGCAGCCGAAGTAATCGCCGTTGTAAAGGTTGACGGCCGTACAATCGGTGAAGGGAAACCTGGAGTTCACACAAACAAACTTCTTGAACAATTCCGCAAGCGAGTGGTTGAAGAAGGAGAAAAAGTCATTTTTTCAGATGAAAACATTCACGCAAGCTAA
- a CDS encoding lactonase family protein → MANIRGYIGTYTKGDSKGIYSFTLNTDKQQIEQVEVAAELENPTYLTVSEDQKFVYAVVKKGSQGGLAAYQIDATTGALSFINQELADGASPCHVSLDSQTKTAFTANYHKGTAEMYEIDAENGSVIRTLSQAQHEGTGPNEDRQEKPHTHFMGLTPDEKYAVAVDLGTDGIYTYKKEDGKLELAHTFETKPGSGPRHITFHATQPVAYVMTELSSEVIVLRYFEDGHFEEVQTIATIPSDFTENNQGSAIHVSSDGQFVYAGNRGHDSIAIFKTDAEGQLSLVEIASSEGNWPRDFVLDPTEEFLVGSNQESSNLVLYKRDKETGRLTVLQSDITVPHPVCVKFLG, encoded by the coding sequence ATGGCTAACATCAGAGGTTATATCGGAACGTATACAAAGGGAGACAGTAAAGGTATCTATTCCTTTACATTAAATACAGACAAGCAGCAGATTGAACAAGTAGAAGTCGCTGCTGAACTCGAAAATCCTACATATTTAACCGTGTCAGAGGATCAAAAGTTTGTGTACGCTGTGGTGAAAAAAGGGTCGCAGGGCGGTCTTGCTGCGTATCAAATTGATGCTACAACCGGTGCACTGAGTTTCATCAACCAAGAGCTTGCCGATGGCGCTTCTCCTTGTCACGTCAGCTTGGACAGTCAAACAAAAACAGCTTTCACAGCGAACTATCATAAAGGAACAGCAGAGATGTATGAAATCGATGCTGAAAATGGCTCAGTGATCCGCACGCTGTCACAGGCGCAGCATGAAGGAACTGGACCTAACGAAGACCGTCAGGAAAAACCGCACACTCACTTTATGGGTCTGACACCAGATGAAAAATATGCAGTGGCTGTTGACCTTGGAACGGATGGCATTTATACGTATAAGAAAGAAGACGGCAAGCTGGAGCTCGCGCATACATTTGAAACAAAACCAGGCAGCGGGCCTCGTCACATCACTTTCCACGCAACACAGCCAGTGGCATATGTGATGACAGAGCTAAGCTCAGAGGTGATTGTGCTTCGTTACTTTGAAGATGGTCATTTTGAAGAAGTCCAAACGATTGCGACCATTCCAAGCGACTTTACAGAGAACAATCAAGGCAGCGCCATTCATGTCTCTTCAGACGGCCAATTTGTTTATGCGGGAAATCGCGGCCATGACAGCATTGCGATTTTTAAAACAGACGCTGAAGGCCAATTAAGTCTTGTCGAGATTGCTTCATCTGAAGGAAACTGGCCTAGAGACTTTGTGCTTGATCCAACAGAAGAATTCCTCGTCGGATCAAATCAAGAATCTAGCAACCTTGTATTATACAAACGCGACAAAGAAACAGGGCGACTCACTGTCTTACAATCAGACATCACCGTCCCTCATCCAGTTTGCGTGAAATTTTTAGGATAA
- a CDS encoding YkvA family protein encodes MNRSEKKELLKRSKKHFNDHAFWEKLKKTAQKAGVSLVYAVLLLYYTLQKTEVPVKAKTLIIGALGYFILPIDLIPDTLIGVGYTDDLGAITFALLQVAMYIDDDVKGKAKDRLAKWFGEKSDTSLIDQKLEDGGMPSVR; translated from the coding sequence ATGAATCGTTCTGAGAAAAAGGAACTATTAAAGCGTTCGAAGAAGCATTTTAATGATCATGCCTTTTGGGAAAAGTTAAAAAAGACGGCACAAAAAGCTGGGGTCTCTCTTGTCTATGCTGTGCTATTACTTTACTATACATTGCAAAAAACCGAAGTACCTGTCAAAGCGAAGACCCTAATCATTGGAGCACTCGGATACTTTATCCTTCCAATTGACCTCATCCCCGATACTTTGATCGGTGTCGGCTACACAGATGATTTAGGTGCGATTACATTTGCTCTCCTTCAAGTCGCGATGTACATTGATGACGATGTAAAAGGAAAAGCAAAAGACAGGCTGGCAAAATGGTTCGGTGAAAAATCCGATACGTCTTTAATAGATCAAAAGCTTGAGGATGGCGGTATGCCGTCTGTACGCTGA
- the dltD gene encoding D-alanyl-lipoteichoic acid biosynthesis protein DltD produces the protein MKKRFFGPLILAAVLFIGVLLVPNAWLSHLIPKDKLQKSATELDPGMFQGLYLQDEMLKDPTYLPIYGSSELSRFDPYHPSNFFHENPQGFTPYLVGKGGSQSLIHAMNFAAHMDELKGKKLVFIVSPQWFVKWGSDENHFAPNYSALQALDLAYNKEIDPAVKKELIKRIMTFKAVKNDMIITELFKAELSGNKFAYGAISPIAKMYYGMLQKKDMYYTIGSGKERKLHPSPSVKGKTWTELEKEASVLGAKKAGNNPFYINQKLFERKLKPIMKKMKDSREDHSYAESPEYKDFQIMLDILKQAGAKPLFVTIPVNGKWYDYTGFPKEGRTEYYEKINRQIRDNGYEVADLTSHEYDPYFFKDTIHVSYKGWVYIDKAIEKFYKEQ, from the coding sequence ATGAAAAAGCGTTTTTTTGGGCCGCTTATTTTAGCGGCTGTTCTATTCATTGGTGTTCTTCTTGTACCAAATGCATGGCTCTCACATCTGATCCCAAAAGACAAATTACAAAAGTCAGCTACAGAATTAGATCCAGGGATGTTCCAAGGGCTTTATTTACAAGATGAAATGCTAAAAGATCCAACTTATTTGCCGATCTATGGATCTTCTGAACTATCACGTTTTGATCCATATCACCCTTCGAATTTCTTTCATGAGAATCCTCAAGGGTTCACACCTTACCTTGTTGGAAAAGGTGGATCGCAATCATTAATTCATGCGATGAACTTCGCAGCGCATATGGATGAATTAAAAGGGAAAAAGCTTGTGTTTATCGTGTCCCCGCAGTGGTTTGTGAAATGGGGATCTGACGAGAATCACTTTGCACCTAACTATTCAGCGCTTCAAGCACTTGATCTAGCCTATAATAAAGAAATTGATCCTGCTGTGAAAAAAGAGCTGATCAAGAGAATCATGACGTTTAAAGCAGTGAAGAACGACATGATCATCACAGAGCTTTTTAAAGCAGAGCTTTCTGGGAACAAATTCGCTTATGGCGCGATTTCTCCTATTGCAAAAATGTATTATGGCATGCTTCAAAAGAAAGACATGTACTATACAATTGGATCAGGGAAAGAGCGTAAGCTTCATCCGTCTCCATCAGTCAAAGGAAAAACATGGACTGAGCTTGAAAAAGAAGCAAGTGTCTTAGGTGCGAAAAAAGCAGGGAACAACCCGTTTTATATTAATCAAAAACTGTTTGAGCGCAAGCTGAAACCGATCATGAAAAAGATGAAAGATTCTCGTGAAGATCACTCTTATGCGGAATCACCAGAATACAAAGATTTTCAAATCATGCTGGATATTTTAAAACAGGCAGGGGCAAAGCCTTTGTTTGTGACGATTCCTGTAAACGGAAAATGGTATGATTACACCGGTTTCCCGAAAGAGGGACGTACAGAGTATTATGAAAAAATCAATCGTCAAATTCGAGATAACGGGTATGAAGTCGCAGATTTGACTTCACATGAGTATGATCCCTATTTCTTTAAAGATACGATTCATGTGTCTTATAAAGGATGGGTGTATATCGATAAGGCGATCGAAAAGTTTTACAAAGAGCAGTAG
- the dltC gene encoding D-alanine--poly(phosphoribitol) ligase subunit 2 produces MEFKNQVYGIIAEVCQDDVVKENPEIAIFEEGLLDSFGTVELLMAIESQLGITVPITEFDRDVWDTPSHIAEQLAEMK; encoded by the coding sequence ATGGAATTTAAAAATCAAGTATACGGTATTATTGCAGAGGTTTGTCAGGACGACGTTGTGAAAGAAAATCCAGAGATTGCGATTTTTGAAGAAGGTCTTCTTGATTCATTTGGTACAGTAGAACTGCTGATGGCGATTGAAAGTCAGCTGGGAATTACTGTTCCGATTACAGAGTTCGATCGTGATGTATGGGATACACCGAGCCACATTGCTGAGCAGCTGGCAGAGATGAAGTAA
- the dltB gene encoding D-alanyl-lipoteichoic acid biosynthesis protein DltB produces MIPFSSFFFFILIGILLLPTIILGLRGKRMQGYNMFATVVALTLIFSKDAHGALLLFLFTVWQVLIIRLYLAYRLKANQASVFYIAVVASILPLVLSKILPFFLTHQPHHPPPMNWLSFLGISYLTFKGVQLIIETRDGLIKKKMPIHRLVYFIVFFPTISSGPIDRYRRFEKDMDTPPEKGAYSDLLYAGIHKIFIGFLYKFIVGYLIHTYILMNIHHISSSHFVQQLTYMYAYSMYLFFDFAGYTAFAVGVSYIMGIKSPENFNKPFISRNIKDFWNRWHMSLSFWFRDYVFMRFVFFMTKKKWIKNRMAVSNIGYFVLFLLMGAWHGLALQYIIYGLYHAVVMSGYNLFEKWNKKHKWWPDNKVTMVVSIIITFHVICFGFYIFSGKPFHH; encoded by the coding sequence ATGATTCCGTTTAGTTCATTCTTTTTCTTCATTCTCATTGGTATTCTTCTTTTGCCGACGATCATTCTTGGTCTTCGCGGCAAAAGAATGCAGGGCTACAACATGTTTGCAACGGTTGTGGCGCTCACGCTTATTTTCTCAAAGGATGCACATGGCGCACTGCTGCTCTTCTTATTCACAGTGTGGCAAGTCTTGATCATACGCCTGTATCTTGCGTACCGGCTAAAAGCGAATCAAGCATCTGTATTCTATATAGCAGTGGTGGCATCTATTTTGCCGCTTGTGCTATCAAAGATCTTACCGTTCTTTTTAACTCATCAGCCGCATCACCCGCCGCCAATGAACTGGCTGAGCTTTTTAGGGATCTCGTACTTAACATTTAAAGGTGTTCAGTTAATTATTGAGACAAGAGACGGCTTGATTAAGAAGAAAATGCCGATTCATCGTTTGGTCTATTTCATTGTCTTTTTCCCGACGATTTCATCAGGTCCGATTGATCGTTACCGCCGTTTTGAAAAGGATATGGATACGCCGCCTGAAAAGGGAGCATACAGTGATCTTCTATACGCAGGTATTCATAAAATTTTTATCGGCTTCTTATATAAGTTCATTGTTGGCTATCTGATTCACACGTATATTCTGATGAATATTCATCATATTAGCAGCAGTCACTTTGTTCAGCAGTTGACGTATATGTATGCCTACAGCATGTATTTGTTCTTTGACTTTGCTGGCTATACAGCGTTTGCTGTGGGTGTGAGTTATATCATGGGCATCAAATCACCAGAAAACTTTAATAAACCGTTTATTAGCCGGAACATTAAAGACTTCTGGAATCGCTGGCATATGTCCTTGTCCTTCTGGTTCAGAGACTACGTGTTTATGAGATTTGTGTTCTTTATGACAAAAAAGAAGTGGATCAAGAACCGTATGGCCGTATCGAATATTGGGTACTTTGTCCTCTTTTTATTGATGGGGGCTTGGCATGGACTCGCACTTCAATATATTATTTACGGACTATACCATGCAGTTGTCATGTCCGGTTACAATTTATTCGAGAAATGGAATAAAAAGCACAAGTGGTGGCCGGATAATAAGGTCACAATGGTTGTGTCGATCATTATTACATTCCATGTGATTTGTTTCGGATTTTATATTTTTTCAGGAAAACCATTTCATCATTAA
- the dltA gene encoding D-alanine--poly(phosphoribitol) ligase subunit DltA produces MKLLHTIHEYQQTKPTQPAFVSQDASITYDELWRLSDQMAGSIDAVATDSAPVIVYGHMEPEMLISFLGSVKSGRPYIPVDISIPVERIVSIIESSKASLLICANEQTVLDVEEHIEVKSAASLLALEKEAPPSTQWVQQDDVFYIIYTSGSTGKPKGVQVTANNLESFTEWMCRDFPIGEGRTFLNQAPFSFDLSVMDLYPALQSGGTLYCLVKDLVNKPKDMFAALGQSDVEVWTSTPSFVQMCLMDPSFTGELLPELKVFLFCGEALPVSVASALLERFPKAQVFNTYGPTEATVAITSIEVTQAILDQHDSLPVGYAKPDTDIVILDEEGKSLPDGEKGEIVIVGPSVTRGYLGEQALTDQVFFEYEGRPAYRTGDAGVKQARLITCHGRLDYQIKLHGYRMELEEIEYHVSETTYVNACVIVPFQPNGHVEYLIAAIVPAAHSFEKEYQLTSAIKKEMADSLPAYMIPRKFVYLEQLYMTPNGKVDRKRIAKEVLL; encoded by the coding sequence ATGAAACTATTACACACGATTCATGAATACCAGCAAACAAAACCGACACAGCCAGCATTTGTTTCTCAAGATGCTTCGATCACATATGATGAGCTTTGGCGTCTATCAGACCAAATGGCTGGTTCGATTGATGCAGTCGCAACTGACAGTGCACCTGTCATTGTATACGGTCATATGGAGCCAGAGATGCTGATTTCTTTCTTAGGCAGTGTGAAATCAGGCAGACCTTATATTCCGGTCGACATCTCAATACCTGTCGAGCGTATTGTCTCGATTATTGAAAGCTCCAAAGCCAGTCTATTGATTTGTGCAAATGAGCAGACAGTACTGGATGTAGAAGAACACATTGAAGTGAAGAGTGCGGCATCGCTTTTAGCACTTGAAAAAGAAGCACCACCATCCACGCAGTGGGTTCAACAGGATGATGTTTTTTACATCATTTATACGTCTGGCAGTACCGGAAAACCGAAAGGCGTTCAGGTAACAGCCAATAATTTAGAAAGCTTTACAGAATGGATGTGCCGAGACTTCCCAATTGGTGAGGGACGCACGTTCTTAAACCAAGCACCCTTTTCTTTTGACTTATCAGTGATGGATTTGTATCCAGCGCTTCAATCAGGCGGCACGCTTTACTGTTTAGTGAAAGATCTTGTGAATAAGCCGAAGGATATGTTTGCAGCACTTGGTCAATCTGACGTTGAAGTGTGGACATCAACACCTTCCTTTGTGCAAATGTGCTTGATGGATCCTTCCTTTACAGGTGAGCTTTTACCAGAGCTGAAAGTTTTCTTGTTCTGCGGAGAGGCACTTCCTGTATCTGTAGCAAGTGCACTCCTTGAGCGCTTTCCAAAGGCGCAGGTCTTTAATACGTATGGTCCGACTGAGGCAACTGTTGCGATCACATCAATTGAAGTCACCCAGGCCATTCTTGATCAGCATGATTCTTTACCAGTCGGCTATGCGAAGCCTGATACAGATATCGTCATTTTAGATGAAGAAGGCAAGAGCCTTCCTGATGGTGAAAAAGGGGAAATTGTCATCGTGGGGCCAAGCGTCACGAGAGGCTACTTAGGTGAACAAGCCTTAACGGATCAAGTGTTCTTTGAATACGAAGGACGTCCTGCTTACCGCACAGGTGACGCAGGTGTGAAACAGGCTAGGTTAATTACGTGCCACGGTCGTCTGGACTATCAAATTAAGCTGCATGGATACCGGATGGAGCTTGAAGAAATTGAATATCATGTGAGTGAGACAACTTATGTCAATGCTTGTGTGATTGTGCCGTTCCAGCCCAACGGTCATGTGGAGTACTTGATTGCAGCGATTGTCCCAGCAGCGCATTCATTTGAAAAAGAATATCAGCTGACAAGTGCGATTAAGAAAGAAATGGCGGATTCACTGCCTGCGTACATGATTCCAAGAAAGTTTGTCTATCTTGAGCAGCTGTACATGACGCCAAACGGGAAGGTTGACCGTAAGAGAATCGCGAAAGAGGTTCTTCTATGA
- a CDS encoding teichoic acid D-Ala incorporation-associated protein DltX has translation MNMLFKKLSENKSVKWIGYTSFYLLIFLLLFFIYGFHTANTGSFIYNDF, from the coding sequence ATCAATATGCTATTCAAAAAGCTATCAGAAAATAAGTCTGTAAAATGGATAGGATATACAAGTTTTTACTTACTTATTTTTCTATTATTGTTTTTTATTTACGGATTCCATACAGCAAATACGGGATCATTCATTTACAACGATTTTTAA
- a CDS encoding VOC family protein → MKGLVHHIELNVSNLKNSIIFWKWFLEELGYEPYQTWESGRSWRLGETYIVFVQTEERFMDIPYHRRRVGLNHLAFHASSRQQVDHMTEKLKTKGVKILYTDTHPFAGGDTHYAVYFEDPDRIKVELVAP, encoded by the coding sequence ATGAAAGGGCTTGTTCATCATATAGAGCTAAATGTTTCAAATTTAAAGAATTCAATTATTTTTTGGAAGTGGTTTTTAGAAGAATTAGGCTACGAGCCTTATCAAACTTGGGAAAGCGGTCGAAGTTGGAGATTGGGTGAAACTTATATCGTTTTCGTACAAACTGAAGAACGATTTATGGACATACCCTATCATAGACGCAGAGTAGGTCTAAACCATTTAGCTTTTCATGCCAGCTCCCGGCAGCAAGTAGATCATATGACTGAAAAGTTAAAAACCAAGGGGGTTAAAATTCTTTATACCGATACACACCCCTTCGCAGGCGGCGATACACACTACGCAGTTTATTTCGAAGATCCTGATAGAATTAAAGTTGAATTGGTAGCACCATGA
- a CDS encoding YfcE family phosphodiesterase gives MKILIISDSHGLTDELQTIAKRHAAEVDMMIHCGDSELETNHPALQGYKVVKGNCDFMGDFEEELLLPLDGGGKLFLTHGHLHGIKQSLLQVYYRAEELGADIICFGHSHIPGSELLRGKLLINPGSVHLPRVRKERSYAILTLDGSEANVQFYTDEGLAIQDLENTVTLEGIS, from the coding sequence ATGAAGATACTCATCATTAGTGACAGTCATGGACTCACAGACGAGCTTCAAACCATTGCTAAACGGCATGCGGCTGAGGTAGACATGATGATTCACTGCGGAGATTCAGAACTCGAAACGAACCACCCAGCACTCCAAGGATACAAAGTCGTCAAAGGAAATTGTGACTTTATGGGCGATTTTGAAGAAGAGCTCCTGCTCCCCCTTGATGGAGGCGGAAAACTATTTCTCACTCACGGACATCTGCATGGCATCAAACAATCCCTACTTCAAGTCTACTACCGTGCAGAAGAGCTAGGCGCAGACATTATCTGTTTTGGCCACTCGCACATCCCAGGCAGTGAGCTGCTAAGAGGAAAGCTCCTCATTAACCCAGGCAGCGTGCACCTGCCAAGAGTGCGCAAAGAGCGCAGCTATGCTATACTGACACTAGATGGAAGCGAAGCAAACGTTCAATTTTACACGGACGAAGGTCTAGCGATACAAGACCTCGAAAACACCGTGACATTGGAAGGTATTTCATAA
- a CDS encoding XTP/dITP diphosphatase has translation MIRMKTAIIATHNPGKAKEFKAILEPKGFTVKTLADIGFSEEIEETGQTFEENAIIKAEAIQAKAGEMVIADDSGLSIDYLGGKPGVYSARYAGEHKDDAENVRKVLSELKGIEKEDRTARFRCALAVSTPGKETKTVEGSVEGFIAEEPIGENGFGYDPIFIVKDKDQTMAELSPKEKNKISHRAVALQKLSSLLDANE, from the coding sequence TTGATCAGGATGAAAACAGCGATCATTGCAACGCATAATCCGGGCAAAGCGAAAGAATTCAAAGCCATTCTTGAGCCAAAAGGTTTCACGGTCAAAACACTAGCAGACATCGGATTCTCAGAAGAGATCGAAGAAACAGGACAAACCTTTGAGGAAAATGCGATCATCAAAGCCGAGGCTATTCAGGCCAAAGCAGGTGAAATGGTGATTGCAGACGATTCCGGTTTGTCGATTGATTATCTGGGCGGGAAACCTGGCGTTTATTCAGCAAGATACGCTGGTGAGCATAAAGACGATGCCGAGAATGTAAGGAAAGTGCTGAGCGAGCTTAAAGGAATTGAAAAAGAAGACCGCACAGCCAGATTCAGATGTGCCCTTGCTGTCAGCACACCGGGCAAAGAAACAAAGACGGTAGAAGGATCAGTAGAAGGCTTCATCGCAGAAGAACCAATCGGCGAAAATGGCTTCGGATACGACCCGATTTTCATCGTCAAAGACAAAGACCAGACGATGGCCGAGTTATCACCAAAGGAGAAAAACAAGATCAGCCATCGAGCGGTCGCGCTTCAAAAGCTTTCATCATTGCTAGACGCAAATGAATAA